One Lepidochelys kempii isolate rLepKem1 chromosome 12, rLepKem1.hap2, whole genome shotgun sequence genomic region harbors:
- the LRP3 gene encoding low-density lipoprotein receptor-related protein 3 isoform X2: MIGPSSKKEEYRVCGSSIPPSFISARDHVWIFFHSDTLSSGQAQGFRLSYIRGKIGQTICQSDEFHCVNGKCIPNTWKCNSMDECGDNSDERNCTIPPTEPQSSICPSGTFQCSIAHSTKCLINELRCNSVKDCSDGSDEANCPDLSCGKRLGNFYGSFASPDLFRADHSRTDLRCTWYVDTQDNRHVLLQLDLQLGYNDYVKVYDGIGERGDKLMQTLSYHNNRHLVSVESSKGQLTISYHARSKSTGHGFNATYQVKGYCLPWEHPCGSDEECFTDKQHCDGWWHCPNGKDEENCPACQKNEYPCEGNSGLCYSILDRCNNQKNCPDGSDEKNCFTCQPGNFHCGTNLCIFETWRCDGQEDCQDGSDEHNCLVIVPRKVITAALIGSLVCGLLLVIALGCAFKLYSLRTREYRAFETQMTRLEAEFVRREAPPSYGQLIAQGLIPPVEDFPVYNASQASVLQNIRTAMRRQMRHHSSRRNSSRRRLGRLWNRLFHRPRVRGQIPLLTPAHTSQTTLGDGIINHTEGNIQNPSPSPEGPNSEAETYGQARGLQEAGNSILQPETEATEPSPSSVLSNTCTAAQAEPETGHSDKSSGAEETSSTELKQTKRVDSGKAFRDPLTESVTETLRGGSVSRRTVAENSNLNRSHPLSEEPRRLPLKKWESNYSDRPMNVCIQVDGEQRCCPHSYREEPLGIHAACCHSVEVPMLESSTPLSEINPSDDESLLVC; the protein is encoded by the exons ATGATTGGCCCCTCTTCCAAGAAGGAAGAGTACAGAGTATGTGGATCCTCCATACCACCCTCCTTTATCTCTGCACGGGATCATGTCTGGATATTTTTCCACTCAGACACATTGAGTTCGGGACAGGCTCAGGGATTTCGCCTTTCCTACATCAGAG gAAAAATAGGCCAGACTATTTGCCAGTCTGATGAATTCCATTGTGTAAACGGCAAGTGCATTCCCAACACTTGGAAGTGTAATTCCATGGATGAGTGTGGGGATAACTCGGATgagagaaactgcaccatcccTCCAACAGAGCCTCAGTCTAGCATTTGTCCCTCAGGAACATTCCAATGTAGCATAGCCCATTCCACCAAGTGCTTGATAAATGAGTTGAGATGTAATTCAGTTAAAGACTGTAGTGATGGTTCAGATGAAGCTAACTGCCCTGATCTTTCATGTGGCAAAAGACTGGGTAATTTTTATGGGTCTTTTGCTTCCCCAGATTTGTTCCGTGCAGATCACAGCCGGACAGACCTGCGCTGCACTTGGTATGTGGACACACAAGATAATCGGCATGTCCTCTTGCAGCTTGATTTACAGTTAGGGTACAATGACTATGTAAAGGTGTATGATGGCATTGGAGAGAGAGGTGATAAATTAATGCAAACTCTTTCATATCACAACAACAGGCACTTGGTGAGTGTGGAGTCCTCAAAGGGTCAGCTCACCATTTCATATCATGCCAGATCAAAGAGTACTGGCCATGGATTCAATGCAACTTATCAGGTGAAAGGTTACTGCCTTCCGTGGGAACACCCTTGTGGAAGTGATGAGGAGTGTTTCACAGATAAGCAGCATTGTGATGGTTGGTGGCACTGCCCAAATGGCAAAGATGAAGAGAACTGTCCAGCTTGCCAGAAAAATGAATACCCATGCGAAGGAAACAGTGGACTGTGTTATTCAATACTTGACCGATGTAATAACCAAAAGAACTGTCCAGATGGCTCAGATGAAAAGAACTGCTTTACATGCCAGCCAGGAAACTTTCACTGTGGCACAAATCTGTGTATCTTTGAGACTTGGCGCTGTGATGGCCAAGAAGACTGCCAGGATGGAAGCGATGAACATAATTGTCTGGTTATAGTGCCCAGAAAAGTCATCACAGCTGCTCTGATTGGGAGTCTTGTGTGTGGCTTGCTGTTGGTGATAGCACTGGGTTGTGCATTTAAACTCTACTCACTAAGGACCAGGGAATACAG AGCATTTGAAACCCAGATGACTCGTCTTGAGGCAGAGTTTGTACGACGTGAGGCTCCACCTTCCTATGGGCAGCTCATTGCACAAGGACTTATCCCGCCAGTTGAAGATTTCCCTGTTTACAATGCATCGCAA GCATCTGTGCTGCAGAACATCCGAACAGCAATGAGGAGACAGATGAGACATCACTCATCGAGACGAAATTCATCTCGGAGGCGCTTGGGCAGACTCTGGAACAGACTGTTCCACAGGCCACGAGTGAGAGGGCAGATCCCACTCTTAACACCTGCGCACACTTCCCAAACAACACTGGGTGATGGAATTATCAATCACACAGAAGGGAATATCCAGAATCCCTCACCTTCCCCTGAGGGACCTAATTCAGAGGCAGAGACTTATGGCCAGGCTAGAGGGCTCCAAGAAGCTGGAAATAGCATTTTGCAGCCAGAGACTGAAGCCACAGAGCCATCACCCTCTAGTGTTTTATCTAATACTTGCACGGCTGCACAGGCAGAGCCTGAGACTGGACACAGTGACAAATCTTCAGGGGCTGAGGAGACCTCCAGCACTGAGCTTAAACAAACCAAGAGGGTGGATTCAGGAAAAGCTTTCAGAGACCCTTTGACTGAAAGTGTTACAGAAACACTCCGTGGAGGATCGGTGTCCAGAAGGACTGTCGCAGAGAACAGTAATTTAAACAGGAGTCATCCGCTGAGTGAAGAGCCACGTAGATTACCCTTAAAAAAATGGGAGTCCAATTACTCAGACCGCCCTATGAATGTTTGTATTCAGGTGGATGGAGAGCAGCGATGTTGCCCTCATTCCTATCGGGAAGAACCTTTGGGTATTCATGCGGCTTGTTGCCATTCTGTGGAAGTGCCAATGCTAGAGTCCTCTACTCCCCTCTCAGAAATCAATCCCAGTGATGATGAATCATTACTAGTTTGctaa